Proteins from one Oscillatoria nigro-viridis PCC 7112 genomic window:
- a CDS encoding restriction endonuclease, which produces MSIQRIAEKAAMKTSPQTQAMLDDNEITTGSTNSEEIPSANEVTETNDRSKLDVQAKPENTSNWFGSVFGAVSATASAVGSAAASAGSAIVDTASAVGNAAGSAGSAIVDTASAVGNAAVSAGSAIVVNTASAVGNAAASAGSAAMQVPNFFGSSLVFISQSPILKKLTQKFKIDWLVNAIDAVDVVNAEAQVRELQRQYPHEKPKEIAHHLMVEKALLAAGSGLVSSLVPGVALALSGMDLAAMTALSAELVYQIAAAYGMDLRSSDRKAEVVAIFGLSLGSNLAIEAGVTLVSNIPLAGAVINASASAAMIYALGYGACRFYEADLDSSEIETKLEDLQEVLQAESEQYLETAIAQETVMDWILVYVVYASKKFTRWDELLPELRAANLNPRTLAEIEAVTNKSKLLPKLDILLEQLELDFAEPLLKRCTEIVEADGEINQQEGKILLTIQRAVLSKRKQAQKQAQQTSIEDAVSEPTEAQTEVQSASQTPSLSSDSPSPNKLSSRMVQKFQKIIKVAALLDVPKIANLIDTESQAPPLSSHSPSTKLSAILLKKFKQILAGSTRLEVAEIGYLIDQVDRMTGEEFEEFLACCFRNLGYAVEMTPKTGDFGADLILSKARKKTVVQAKRYQGKVGNSAVQEVVSAVKYYAAQDAIVITNSMFTSNAHKLAQANGVQLWGREQLIDLVIRAKK; this is translated from the coding sequence ATGTCAATCCAACGCATTGCTGAAAAAGCTGCAATGAAAACGTCACCCCAAACTCAAGCCATGCTAGATGACAACGAAATCACAACAGGCAGCACCAACTCCGAAGAAATTCCGTCAGCAAACGAAGTAACAGAAACTAACGATCGATCCAAATTGGACGTGCAGGCTAAACCAGAGAATACATCCAATTGGTTCGGTTCAGTGTTCGGAGCCGTCTCTGCAACGGCGAGTGCGGTGGGGAGTGCGGCGGCGAGTGCTGGAAGTGCAATTGTTGATACGGCGAGTGCGGTAGGGAATGCGGCAGGCAGTGCTGGAAGTGCGATTGTTGATACGGCGAGTGCGGTGGGGAATGCAGCCGTTAGTGCTGGAAGTGCGATTGTTGTTAATACGGCGAGTGCTGTGGGGAATGCAGCGGCGAGTGCGGGAAGTGCAGCAATGCAAGTTCCCAATTTTTTTGGTTCATCCCTAGTTTTTATTTCGCAGAGTCCTATCCTGAAAAAACTGACCCAAAAGTTCAAAATCGACTGGTTAGTTAATGCTATAGATGCTGTTGATGTCGTAAATGCCGAGGCGCAAGTTCGAGAGTTACAGCGCCAATATCCTCACGAGAAACCCAAAGAGATCGCACATCACTTGATGGTGGAAAAAGCCTTGCTAGCTGCAGGAAGTGGCTTGGTGAGCAGTTTAGTTCCCGGCGTGGCTTTGGCGTTGTCTGGCATGGATTTAGCGGCAATGACGGCGTTATCTGCCGAGTTGGTTTATCAAATTGCTGCCGCCTATGGCATGGATTTGCGATCGAGCGATCGCAAAGCAGAAGTTGTCGCTATTTTTGGTTTGTCCTTGGGTAGCAATTTAGCGATCGAAGCTGGAGTTACGCTTGTCAGCAATATTCCGTTGGCGGGTGCGGTAATTAATGCTAGCGCCAGTGCGGCAATGATTTACGCGCTGGGATACGGTGCTTGTCGGTTTTATGAAGCCGATCTCGATTCCTCGGAAATCGAAACCAAGCTCGAAGATTTACAAGAGGTATTGCAAGCGGAAAGTGAGCAATATTTAGAGACAGCGATCGCACAAGAAACGGTGATGGATTGGATTTTGGTGTATGTCGTCTATGCGAGCAAAAAATTCACCCGATGGGATGAGTTATTACCGGAATTACGAGCGGCGAATTTAAATCCCAGGACTTTAGCTGAGATTGAAGCTGTGACAAATAAGTCTAAATTACTTCCCAAGTTGGATATTTTACTCGAACAACTTGAACTCGACTTTGCCGAACCACTTTTAAAGCGATGCACTGAGATCGTCGAGGCTGACGGTGAAATTAATCAACAAGAGGGAAAAATTTTGCTGACAATTCAACGGGCTGTTTTGAGCAAAAGAAAGCAAGCCCAAAAGCAAGCCCAGCAAACTTCGATCGAGGATGCGGTATCGGAACCCACTGAAGCACAAACTGAAGTTCAATCTGCATCACAAACTCCCTCTTTATCTTCTGATTCTCCTTCTCCTAATAAGTTGAGTTCCAGGATGGTGCAAAAATTCCAAAAAATCATAAAAGTTGCTGCGCTATTAGACGTGCCAAAGATTGCGAATTTAATAGATACTGAATCACAAGCTCCTCCCTTATCTTCTCATTCTCCTTCTACTAAGTTGAGTGCCATTCTGCTGAAAAAATTCAAGCAGATTTTAGCAGGTTCTACGCGGTTAGAAGTGGCCGAGATTGGGTATTTAATCGATCAGGTCGATCGCATGACAGGAGAAGAGTTTGAGGAATTTTTAGCCTGCTGTTTCCGCAATCTCGGTTATGCGGTCGAAATGACACCCAAAACGGGGGATTTTGGTGCGGACTTGATTCTCTCTAAAGCCCGCAAGAAAACCGTTGTCCAGGCAAAACGCTATCAAGGAAAAGTGGGAAATTCCGCCGTGCAAGAAGTGGTTAGTGCGGTTAAGTATTACGCGGCGCAAGATGCGATCGTTATTACAAACAGTATGTTTACATCCAATGCTCATAAACTGGCTCAAGCGAATGGGGTACAACTCTGGGGAAGAGAACAGTTAATTGATTTAGTGATTCGAGCTAAAAAATAA
- a CDS encoding DUF4864 domain-containing protein has translation MLISDSDRATIRSVVEQQLQAFQKDDAAGAFAFASPGIQQQFRTAENFMHMVKIAYEAVYRPRSVLFENLATVEGIPAQPVLLLDSEGIPIRAIYLMEKQFDNSWRINGCYLVSLTA, from the coding sequence ATGCTCATCAGTGACAGCGATCGCGCTACCATTCGCTCAGTCGTAGAACAGCAACTGCAAGCATTTCAAAAAGACGATGCAGCAGGGGCTTTTGCCTTCGCCAGTCCCGGAATTCAGCAGCAGTTTCGCACAGCCGAAAACTTTATGCACATGGTAAAAATTGCCTATGAAGCTGTCTACCGTCCGCGATCGGTATTATTTGAAAACCTCGCGACTGTAGAAGGAATTCCCGCTCAGCCTGTGCTGTTGCTGGACTCGGAAGGCATCCCAATCCGAGCCATTTATCTCATGGAAAAACAGTTTGATAATAGTTGGCGAATTAATGGCTGTTATTTGGTTTCCCTAACAGCATAA
- a CDS encoding Uma2 family endonuclease encodes MTTLLIQTESVPLTVNLPAIESMTVEQFYEFCLVNRDLRIERTASGEVIIMSPAFSDTGNRNGKIFQQLANWAEEDGTGETFDSSAGFTLPNGATRSPDASWIKLERWNALTEEQKASFAPISPDFVIELRSASDTLKGLQNKMQEYIENGVSLGFLLDRKNRKVYIYRPDREPEILDNPETVSADPELPGFVLRMAKIW; translated from the coding sequence ATGACGACGCTGCTAATTCAAACCGAAAGCGTCCCACTGACGGTCAATCTCCCTGCGATCGAATCGATGACTGTTGAACAGTTTTATGAATTCTGTCTAGTTAATCGCGATTTGAGAATTGAGCGTACAGCCAGTGGGGAAGTCATTATCATGTCACCAGCTTTTTCAGATACAGGGAATCGAAACGGTAAGATTTTTCAGCAACTTGCGAACTGGGCAGAAGAAGATGGCACAGGTGAAACGTTTGACTCCAGTGCAGGCTTTACCTTGCCAAATGGAGCAACCCGCTCCCCCGATGCCTCATGGATTAAACTAGAGCGCTGGAATGCCTTAACTGAAGAACAAAAAGCCTCATTCGCACCGATTTCTCCGGACTTTGTGATTGAATTGCGGTCTGCTAGTGACACTCTCAAGGGATTACAAAACAAGATGCAAGAATATATTGAGAACGGTGTATCGCTCGGCTTTTTGCTCGATCGCAAAAACAGAAAAGTCTACATCTACCGTCCCGATCGCGAACCTGAAATCTTAGATAATCCTGAAACAGTCAGCGCCGACCCAGAGTTACCGGGATTTGTTTTGCGGATGGCAAAAATCTGGTGA
- a CDS encoding histidine phosphatase family protein: protein MPQTVWIARHGNRIDFVNPDWFLTAEHRYDPHLSEDGHVQAKQLANRLKGEGISHIFASPFLRTVQTANHAAEALDLSIKLEWGLCEWLNPEWMTEMPETESVEALCRRFPRIDASYKGGIANYPETGEACLKRAGETAKRLAAEFPEDMLLVGHGASVLGTAIGLAGGAETEINASLCCLVKVVRGEGEWSIALNGDTSHLTDSEAVIRFN from the coding sequence ATGCCGCAAACAGTCTGGATCGCACGACACGGAAACCGCATCGACTTCGTTAACCCCGACTGGTTTCTCACCGCAGAACACCGCTACGATCCCCACCTTTCCGAAGACGGTCACGTTCAAGCCAAACAACTCGCCAATCGCCTCAAAGGAGAAGGAATTTCTCACATTTTTGCTTCCCCTTTTCTGCGAACTGTCCAAACAGCAAATCACGCGGCAGAAGCTCTCGATTTGTCAATTAAACTTGAGTGGGGACTGTGCGAATGGCTGAATCCTGAATGGATGACAGAAATGCCGGAAACTGAGTCAGTCGAAGCTTTGTGCCGGCGTTTTCCCAGGATTGATGCTTCATACAAAGGCGGTATTGCTAATTATCCCGAAACTGGGGAAGCTTGTCTCAAAAGGGCGGGGGAAACGGCTAAACGCCTCGCGGCAGAGTTTCCCGAAGATATGTTATTAGTAGGTCACGGTGCGTCGGTTTTAGGAACTGCGATCGGGCTAGCGGGCGGTGCAGAAACGGAAATTAACGCTTCTCTGTGCTGTTTGGTGAAAGTGGTGCGGGGTGAGGGAGAATGGTCGATCGCACTTAATGGCGATACTTCTCACCTGACTGACTCTGAAGCCGTTATCCGGTTTAATTAA
- a CDS encoding YebC/PmpR family DNA-binding transcriptional regulator has translation MAGHSKWANIKRQKARVDAVKGKVFARISREIIVAARSGVPDPAGNFQLRTAIEKAKAASIPNENIERAIAKGAGLAGGSSELEAIRYEGYGVGGVAILIEALTDNRNRTAADLREAFSKNGGNLGETGCVGWMFDHKGVCTVRGPIDEEQLFEASLEAAAESYDLILIDEDTEGAEVFTSVADLEQLADVLKQKNFAVVQSENRWIPSNTVEIDSPEKARSLLKLMDALEDLDDVQSVTANFEMTDELMSLSMV, from the coding sequence ATGGCAGGACACAGTAAGTGGGCGAATATTAAACGCCAAAAAGCGAGAGTTGATGCCGTTAAAGGCAAGGTTTTTGCGAGAATATCTCGCGAAATTATTGTCGCGGCCCGCAGCGGAGTTCCCGATCCCGCTGGCAATTTTCAACTGCGGACGGCTATAGAAAAAGCCAAGGCGGCGAGTATTCCTAATGAAAACATAGAAAGGGCGATCGCCAAAGGTGCCGGCTTGGCCGGGGGAAGTTCGGAATTAGAAGCTATTCGCTACGAAGGTTACGGCGTTGGCGGGGTTGCTATTCTGATTGAAGCGCTGACAGACAACCGCAACCGCACGGCGGCTGACTTGCGAGAAGCTTTTAGTAAAAATGGCGGCAACCTGGGCGAAACAGGTTGTGTGGGCTGGATGTTTGACCACAAAGGAGTTTGTACGGTACGCGGCCCGATTGATGAGGAACAATTGTTTGAAGCATCGCTAGAGGCGGCTGCGGAATCTTATGATTTGATATTAATTGATGAGGATACTGAAGGTGCAGAGGTATTTACAAGTGTGGCTGATTTGGAACAACTGGCTGATGTTTTGAAACAAAAAAATTTTGCTGTTGTGCAGTCGGAAAATCGCTGGATTCCGAGCAATACAGTGGAAATAGACAGTCCTGAAAAAGCTCGATCGCTCCTTAAGTTAATGGATGCACTGGAAGATTTGGACGACGTGCAAAGCGTGACGGCGAATTTTGAAATGACAGATGAATTGATGTCTTTGAGTATGGTTTAA
- a CDS encoding endonuclease NucS domain-containing protein, whose amino-acid sequence MLSSAALRKTGSGWEFASEEALEDFVEVHLQSLLGLTVIKRQFTVNEQRCDIIAVDENKRLVVLELKNGEDRYVVQQLTRYYDALLEHKPFADRVDYAQPVRLIAIAPKFHRDNFTDRKYHGLFFQFLQFAIVPDGQNLSLHLKDVDAEHTSQVEITYQERESTENIPSPPKALLKLLSNCQLSQQQEILKTRQKLLSFDTRMEEFVSAGSIKYGKGNSKNSKFCAELCSDSKGSIILFLWLPLKGLTSKTLGRARIWTDWDGNALIEGYVSSGIGGKVSSNKKVIANQTEKVKQNITNIQQWQQNYRYTYFNERNLIEYINSAIKIIKNSAISKIFTYEEMKYIDLAKDVKNVFIKMNIAQRYPNILETIDELDKRACKFSSGQLIDLALQKWLERL is encoded by the coding sequence ATGCTAAGCAGCGCCGCATTGAGGAAAACAGGGTCGGGGTGGGAATTTGCAAGTGAAGAAGCCTTAGAGGATTTTGTCGAAGTTCACTTGCAAAGTTTGCTCGGTTTGACGGTCATCAAGCGCCAATTCACTGTCAACGAGCAAAGATGCGATATTATAGCGGTGGACGAGAATAAACGGTTAGTTGTGCTGGAGTTAAAAAACGGCGAAGATAGATATGTCGTTCAGCAGTTAACCCGTTATTACGATGCTTTGTTGGAACACAAACCTTTTGCCGATCGCGTGGATTACGCTCAACCCGTTCGCTTAATAGCAATTGCGCCCAAATTTCACAGAGATAATTTTACAGATAGGAAGTATCACGGGCTATTTTTTCAATTTTTGCAATTTGCGATCGTTCCTGACGGGCAAAATTTATCTTTACACTTGAAAGATGTAGATGCCGAACACACTTCACAAGTAGAGATTACATATCAAGAAAGAGAAAGCACAGAGAACATACCCAGTCCACCCAAAGCACTTTTGAAACTTTTGAGTAATTGCCAGCTTAGTCAACAGCAAGAAATATTAAAAACTAGGCAGAAACTTCTCAGTTTTGATACGCGGATGGAAGAATTTGTGTCTGCTGGCAGTATCAAGTATGGAAAGGGAAATAGTAAAAATAGTAAATTCTGCGCTGAGTTGTGTTCGGATAGTAAAGGAAGTATAATCTTATTTCTGTGGTTGCCATTAAAAGGTCTGACAAGTAAAACTCTCGGCAGAGCAAGAATCTGGACTGATTGGGATGGCAATGCTTTGATAGAGGGCTACGTGTCAAGCGGAATTGGTGGTAAAGTTAGCTCTAACAAGAAGGTAATAGCTAATCAAACAGAAAAAGTAAAGCAGAACATAACAAATATCCAACAGTGGCAACAAAATTATAGGTATACTTATTTTAATGAAAGAAACTTGATAGAGTATATTAACAGCGCCATTAAAATTATTAAAAACTCTGCAATTTCTAAAATCTTCACTTATGAAGAGATGAAGTATATAGATTTAGCTAAGGATGTAAAAAATGTTTTTATTAAAATGAACATTGCCCAGCGATATCCGAACATCTTAGAAACTATAGACGAGTTAGACAAGCGCGCCTGTAAATTTAGTTCAGGTCAATTAATTGATTTAGCTCTGCAAAAATGGCTGGAAAGACTTTAA